The nucleotide sequence TTGTCACCCGAAGCAACCGGGTAATTTCCTGATGCGAGTATCCTTGACTTTTGAGATACAACGCTTCCATTTTTTGTTGCACACGCGGATGTGGATGGTGAAAGCGTTCGTAATGTAGTTGCTCAATCTCTTCGGCACTAAAGCTCAGTTGGATCATTGGGAGGCACCGTGCTCAACACTCAACGGTCTACCTCATTTCTACTTTATCTAGAGGGTAAAATCTATACCCCGGCAAAGTATATTTGCTCGAAGATGAGCCAATCCCGTTTCGGGGGCGGATTCGCGAAACTGAAACGCTCAGTGATGGCAGCAAAGCCCTGAATGGCCGCGTCCTCTTTGCCGATCTCAAAGCGGGTGAAACCAAGATTTTACGCAAACGCCGTCAAGTGTGGGGACATTGGGTGTATGTCGTTGGTCTGCGGCTTGACACCCAGGAATTACTGATTTTGGTCACCAACCATTCACCCCATTCAGCCCTCAAAGATTACGCCCTGCGGTGGAATTTAGAAACCCTGTTCGGTGCGTTCAAAACTCGGGGCTTCTGCCTCGAAGCGACCCATTTTATTGATGACTACCGAGTCCGCAAGCTCTTTGGGGTTATTGTCAAATCTGGTGTACGAGGGTGAATTAAGCAGCGTCCTGACTGGTTCCTAAATCGGGTTGTTGATCTACGCGAATGCCATCTTTGAATTTGACTCCTTCAATCACCTCCGCTAATCGCTTAAAACCTCGAATCCGTAACCTAAGTGCTACGCACACGCTACGCGAACGCTTCTGAGCACTCTGCACCAGCTTGAACACCAACGATAGGATGCTGTCCTGGGAAACACAGCCTCGTGTCTTATCGGTCCTTAAACGGACAGTGGCAAAGGTTGATTCAATTGGATTGGTGGTGCGAAGATGCACCCAATGCTCAGCCGGAAAATCATAGAACGCCAACAGTGCCTCCCGGTCTTTGACTAAACAGTCCACGGCTTTGGGGTATTTGGCTTCATAGGTTTTGACAAAACGGTCGAACGCCTTGTTTGCCTCGTCCTTCGTCGCGGCAAGATAGATTTCGTGTAGGGCAGATTTCGCCTGCGGTTGCTGCGTTTTGGGGAGTTTGTTAAGCACATTGGCAGTTTTATGCACCCAGCAGCGTTGGGGTTTAGTCGTGGGAAAACCCTGTGCCAATGCCTTCCAAAACCCTAATGCGCCATCCCCAACTGCCAGTTCCGGTGCCACTTTGAGTCCCTGGTCTTGCAAGCGCAGTAATAACGGCTTCCAACTTAACTCGGATTCGCGAAAGCCTGCTTCCAGTCCCAGTAATTCCTTGACTCCAGTGTCCGTCACCCCGATGGTCACCAGAATGCACTGGCGGTCATTTTCGTTGCGGATGTTGAAGTACATGCCGTCCGCCCACAGATACACGTACCGCTTACCCGCTAAAGATCGCTTTTGCCATTGTTGATGTTCTTCAAGCCATTTCGCTTTGAGGCGACTAATCGTACTGGCTGATAGCCCTTGGGCTTGGGCACCGAGCAATGATGCCAGTGCCTCTGAAAAATCCCCGGTGGATATGCCTTTAAGATACAGCCAGGGTAACACCTCTTCCACGCTTTGAGCGCGTTTCAGATACGGCGGCAATAATGAGGAATTGAATTTGATGCCGCTATGGGTGCGATCTCGCACTTTCGGCACTTGAATTTCAACTTCCCCCACCCCGGTGACAATCGTGCGTTCCGGCAGATAGCCGTTGCGAACCACAGCCTTGCGTCCCTGCTCGTCTTTGAGGTCTTTGTATTGAGCTAAAAACTCTTGCAACTCTGCCTCCACTACTTCGGCAATGATCTGGCGAGCGCCGTTACGAACCAGTTCCGTCAAGGCATCTCGAAACGATGCCGATGATTCTCCAGCTTGAAATGCAATAAGATTGTCCTTACTCATGGTGTATCCTCGTCTGGTCTTTTTTTCCTTATCCAGCAGGATACGCCCTTTCTTCTCCTTTGCTCATACACCACAAATAAACATAGCTCTAGAATCTTAAAAGCTTAGAGCTCAGATGCGTCTTAAAATCAACGACAATCTGTTTCTGATTCAGCAAGTTATTAAGTCAACAGAAAAGGTACCCGACCCAGCTCCTACAAATCATCTATGGATTGTGGACCGGTCTGGAAGCATGACGTACCTACTTCCCGAGCTGGTGGAAGACTTGAAGTTTCAGGTTGACAGCATCAAATTGCCAAGCATCACGAATACATCTCGAATAGTCGAAAAGACTTCCACTTTAAGACCGCTCATCATTTATGCGACCAGGGGCAGACTATATTTGCTGAGGATTTGAATCTCAAAGCCATGTCAGCCGGGATGCTATGTAAGCATACGCTGGATGCAGGGTTTGGGCAGTTTCTAAGCATTCTGGAGTATGTGAGCTTCAAGCGAGGCGCATACGGTAATGTTCTAGTAGCTTGTCAAGAAAGAATTGAGGGATAGAGTCGCTTAAGTTTGATGCGAGCATCTTCAGTCGTAAATTGCCAATCAATGGTGCGAGATTGATCATTTCTGCGTTCTTCCCAAGCAGCAATTTCCCGTTTCAACGTATCTTGATCTGGGATGCGACGATCCAAGCACTGACGGGCTAAAACACTGAGTTCAATTTCTGCCATGTTAAGCCAACTGCCATGTTTTGGTGTGTAATGAATCTCTAATTTGTCTAGAATCCGCTTGGCTTCTTGAGGTGCAAACGTCTCATACAAGGCAGATGGGTCATGAATATTGAGTTGGTCATGCACGATGGTAATCCATTCGGCATCGGGGTAACGCACATCCACCAGATATTTCATTTGTTTGGCATAGTCTTGTTTGGTGCGCCGTTCAGTGACTTCTACATGCCGCCATCCAGCTAAGGGTTCAGAAATCATGAAGAGATTACAGACCCCATTGCGTTCATATTCATAGTCATAGCGCTTCGGTTGACCGGGTTGGGGGGGGAGGGGAACTTGCGTTTCGAGGACTAATTGTTTGCTGGTTTCATCGAAACAAACGACCGGGTAGCGCGGGTCATAAGGGCGTGTATAAACGCTCAAAACATCTTCCATGTAGTAAACAAACTCGCCATTGGACTTCGGCGGAATTACCCAGCATTCCTGCAACCAGGGTTTGAGTTCGTTTTTTTCAGCGTTTGCCGCACGGTTTCATGCGAAATGCTCTCTACATATCCCAACTCAACCAGTTGGTCTGCTAACAGGCGAACGCTCCATTTCCCTTGTCCTTCAGGAGTCTCGGCACACGCCAGCGCAATCAAATGCGCTTCTTGTTCGCCATCGAGTAAGCGGGGCTTGGTTCGACTTGGAGTTTGACGCCCTAAGGCAGCCTCTAAACTCTGTGCAACAAAGCGTTGCCGGACTCGTTCAATCGTAGATACCCTAATATCGAGTGCATCACTGATATCTTGATCCCGCCAACCGCCGCCTTCCTGGTTGATGTCAGCTTTCAGCAAAATTCGAGCATGATTGAGTTTATAAACGGATGTTTTTCCGGTTGTTGTCAGACTTTCTAAAGTCTCCCGCTCTTCACAGCTAAGGGCTACGATGTATCTCTTTTGGGGCATGGTTGGTAAGAGGTATCTGCCTCTCCATTCTCCCCTAATCTATCCATCAAAACAAAGTTGACAGACTACTAGGTCAGATGGCGAAACAATAACTTATAAGGCAGATAGCCCGTTACCAGTAATTATTTGATTAATTATTTGATTTCGACCAGGTTCGCTACAAAGTTGCGTCCCCCATCATGCTTGAAGCCAGCGATCGGTAACGGCATCGGATTTTGCCACCCACTGGGGGATACGCGCAACCACTCTAATGGAACTTCAGCAACCAGGTAGGCTTTTTCGCCTGCATTGGCAGGAACCGCTAAAGAGAACTTACATCCCAGACCAATGTGGTTACCCGTTGCCTGGACAGTGACCGGAGCGTAGCTATCCGGAAATCGGGATCTGGCGGGTTGCCCAGGGACGCGGACAGTTACATAGTTGGGGTCACTCTGCCGCAGAGTCACCTTGAACTGATTACACTTGACTGGACCATACGCTTTGAGAATTTGGTCAGGGTTTTTAGCCGTAATGGTGCCACTAATGGTGGTTCGGATGTTGACATTTTTAGGTACATCCAGATTTGGAGATAAATTACCAGGACTGGGGATCGGTTGGGCTTGCGCTGCCATTGGTAGCAGGGTCGTTAAGGCAAGCAGCAGGGGCAAACTATTCACGTTCATACAGGCTCCTGAATTGTAGTGTTAGGTTAGTTGTGAGTACAACTTCTGACAGTCTTTAACTACAGCCTCTGTGCTCTCTATTTTTTAGAGTTGTTTAAAGCTATTGACCTGTTAAGGTGTAAATTTGATGAATATAACAGGTTCTTAGAGCATCAGGTCAGAATTCCAAGAAATCGGATTTCTTGTGAGAAAGGTAGAAGAAATCCGATTGCCATATCAGTGTTCTAGGGGCTATCCGTTGAGCATCTTATTTCATCACTTCACGAACAGCCTCAGCAATATCGGTAGCATAGTTCCCGTTGTAGCGGGAGTTAATCACAACCCCCACGGTGATTCCATTGTTGAAGGTGAAGACCCAGGTATTGATCTCGCCGTTGTTCCATCTGGCAGGGTGCCAGCCGCCGTGCCCCCAACCTTCCAGACCTTCCCCAAAATTACGCCAGAACAGACCCAGATTTTCGCTGCGCATCTGATCGACTGTACTTTGCGGCAAGATTTTCTCAGTAAAACTTAGCGTATGCATAAACCGCGCCAGCTCATCCGCAGAGAGATTCCAGCCCTGCGAGCCACAACGCAATGTCATGTCTCCCCAGTCAATACCGGGTTTCAGGTTGTCCCAGTCGTAATTGCCAGCAAAATACGCACCAGTATCGTCGCCATTATCCTTGACTGACTCATAGCTAAGGGCTGGACTGGAGGCTGGGGCTTTACAGGTTGCATAAGGAATACCAGCGGAATTCAGTACCATCCGATTGACAATGACTTCATATTGCTTAGCATAGTCCTCTTCGGTTTTCGGTTGGCTACCATAGATGCGGGGCAGAATGATGCGCATCAATGCATAGTTTTCATTGGCGTATTTATATACCTTGTTGGCCGGAGTAATCCCATCGGCAACGCATTTCTTCAAACCGTCAAAGCTGATATTGCAGCCGTTTCCGCTGCGAATGCCACTGGTGTGGCTTAACAGTTCACGGATAGTAATGGCCTTAAAGTTGGAGCCTAAAGTCCAGTCAGCGGGTAAATACTTTGAAGCTGATTCATCCAGACTAATCCCTTTGCTGGCCATTACTCGCAACATTGCTGCGGCTGTAATCGGTTTGCTGACACTAGCGGTTGTGATGCGATCTGTCACTGCCATTGCCCGCTGATTACTGTCAGGGGGAGACTTGCGGGCAAAACCACCGGTAGCCGTGGTCTTGACACCTGAGGCGGTCATAATGGTGACCGCATAGCCCACAGATTTGCCATCCATCCGTTTTTTAATCCCTTGGGCGATCGCTGTAGCGGCCAGAGACTCTTGGATTTTGGGGGTGATTCTCTGCCACCCCTTCGCACCACCCGGGCGTTTTTGACCAGATAGGGGCACTCCAGGCATCATCACCGCTGGGTAACGGCTCAAGTCGGCATCGACAAGAGTCCCGGCAGGAACCCGCAGGACAGGAGCGTCAGGATTTGCCCCTGCTACCGAGGTGGTGCCCAGAGCGACTAGAATACAGGGCAGAGAGAGCCATTTCCGCAAGATTTCCATATTTCTAGCACCTCTAATGTAACTGATATAACTGTTTTAACTACGTGATTGTAGAGGCAGCCCAAGTATTTTTTGGTGATATTTATCACTGCACACAAGCCATTGCCGATCAGGATAGAAGGAGAAGAAATTTAAATTTTTTGGTGTGGGAAAGGTACCGGGGAAATTGCTGCTTTAAAGAAAAATCCTGGCTGAATGTTCAGCCAGGAATCTATAACCCTTTTTAAGGTTGTGAGGTTACCTCACTCAATTGATGAGAAATGATAAGAAACACTTTATCTGCATTAGTTCGACTGGACGGAAACCGTCGCGATCGCCTATGCCAGGACATTGCTGAACAATACAGCCCATAACACCCCAGCGGTCGCGATCGCCAGCAACAGGTTGGTAAAGAAGCGACCAGCCTCTGCATTAAAGCCCAGTGCCTTATCCTCCTGCCCGGCTGTGAAAAACAAAGACCAGGCCTGATTTGCACTGATCACCTCGGAGTGAGCATTGAACTCCGGTCTGAAGACAACCGGACCAATCAGATACTTGTTTGGAAAATCAAAGTCCGTTTTCATGAGAATCCCCTCCAAAATTACGTTACGTTTACTCGTCCAAACCTTATCGCCAGGCAAAACCTACAGCCCCGTCAGCCAGCCAATCACCCCATGCCCGGTGACCGCTTCCAGGATCAAGGCTGCAACAAAACCAATCATGGCCAGGCGTCCATTCAGCTTCTCAGCATGTTCATTGAAGCCAAACCGCTGAGCCTCATCCACATACATTCTGGGTTCGACGGCATAGACATTGGCGCGTCCACCTTCTTCCATCACCTGTCCACGAACCATAGCGTTATCTCCTTTTG is from Leptothermofonsia sichuanensis E412 and encodes:
- a CDS encoding chlorophyll a/b-binding protein produces the protein MVRGQVMEEGGRANVYAVEPRMYVDEAQRFGFNEHAEKLNGRLAMIGFVAALILEAVTGHGVIGWLTGL
- a CDS encoding IS256 family transposase, producing MSKDNLIAFQAGESSASFRDALTELVRNGARQIIAEVVEAELQEFLAQYKDLKDEQGRKAVVRNGYLPERTIVTGVGEVEIQVPKVRDRTHSGIKFNSSLLPPYLKRAQSVEEVLPWLYLKGISTGDFSEALASLLGAQAQGLSASTISRLKAKWLEEHQQWQKRSLAGKRYVYLWADGMYFNIRNENDRQCILVTIGVTDTGVKELLGLEAGFRESELSWKPLLLRLQDQGLKVAPELAVGDGALGFWKALAQGFPTTKPQRCWVHKTANVLNKLPKTQQPQAKSALHEIYLAATKDEANKAFDRFVKTYEAKYPKAVDCLVKDREALLAFYDFPAEHWVHLRTTNPIESTFATVRLRTDKTRGCVSQDSILSLVFKLVQSAQKRSRSVCVALRLRIRGFKRLAEVIEGVKFKDGIRVDQQPDLGTSQDAA
- a CDS encoding IS630 family transposase (programmed frameshift) — its product is MPQKRYIVALSCEERETLESLTTTGKTSVYKLNHARILLKADINQEGGGWRDQDISDALDIRVSTIERVRQRFVAQSLEAALGRQTPSRTKPRLLDGEQEAHLIALACAETPEGQGKWSVRLLADQLVELGYVESISHETVRQTPEKNELKPWLQECWVIPPKSNGEFVYYMEDVLSVYTRPYDPRYPVVCFDETSKQLVLETQVPLPPQPGQPKRYDYEYERNGVCNLFMISEPLAGWRHVEVTERRTKQDYAKQMKYLVDVRYPDAEWITIVHDQLNIHDPSALYETFAPQEAKRILDKLEIHYTPKHGSWLNMAEIELSVLARQCLDRRIPDQDTLKREIAAWEERRNDQSRTIDWQFTTEDARIKLKRLYPSILS
- a CDS encoding serine hydrolase domain-containing protein, which codes for MEILRKWLSLPCILVALGTTSVAGANPDAPVLRVPAGTLVDADLSRYPAVMMPGVPLSGQKRPGGAKGWQRITPKIQESLAATAIAQGIKKRMDGKSVGYAVTIMTASGVKTTATGGFARKSPPDSNQRAMAVTDRITTASVSKPITAAAMLRVMASKGISLDESASKYLPADWTLGSNFKAITIRELLSHTSGIRSGNGCNISFDGLKKCVADGITPANKVYKYANENYALMRIILPRIYGSQPKTEEDYAKQYEVIVNRMVLNSAGIPYATCKAPASSPALSYESVKDNGDDTGAYFAGNYDWDNLKPGIDWGDMTLRCGSQGWNLSADELARFMHTLSFTEKILPQSTVDQMRSENLGLFWRNFGEGLEGWGHGGWHPARWNNGEINTWVFTFNNGITVGVVINSRYNGNYATDIAEAVREVMK